From the Pongo pygmaeus isolate AG05252 chromosome X, NHGRI_mPonPyg2-v2.0_pri, whole genome shotgun sequence genome, one window contains:
- the LOC129024991 gene encoding diphosphoinositol polyphosphate phosphohydrolase 3-beta: MKCKPNQTRTYDPEGFKKRAACLCFRSEREDEVLLVSSSRYPDRWIVPGGGMEPEEEPGGAAVREVYEEAGVKGKLGRLLGVFEQNQDRKHRTYVYVLTVTELLEDWEDSVSIGRKREWFKVEDAIKVLQCHKPVHAEYLEKLKLGGSPTNGNSMAPSSPDSDP, encoded by the exons ATGAAGTGCAAACCCAACCAGACGCGGACCTACGACCCCGAGGGGTTCAAGAAGCGGGCGGCGTGCCTGTGCTTCCGGAGCGAGCGCGAGGACGAGGTCCTGTTAGTGAGTAGCAGCCGGTACCCGGACCGCTGGATCGTGCCGGGCGGGGGCATGGAGCCCGAGGAGGAGCCGGGCGGTGCGGCGGTCCGAGAGGTGTACGAAGAGGCAGGAGTCAAGGGGAAGTTAGGCCGGCTCCTGGGCGTTTTCGAACAGAACCAGGATCGCAAGCACAGAACGTACGTGTATGTACTGACTGTCACGGAGCTGCTGGAGGATTGGGAAGATTCGGTTAGCATTGGGAGGAAGCGAGAGTGGTTCAAAGTCGAAGATGCCATCAAGGTTCTCCAGTGCCACAAGCCCGTGCACGCCGAATATCTGGAGAAACTAAAGCTGGGCGGTTCCCCAACCAATGGAAACTCCATGGCCCCATCCTCGCCAGATAGCGATCCCTA A